The Chitinophaga flava genome has a segment encoding these proteins:
- the pyrF gene encoding orotidine-5'-phosphate decarboxylase, translating into MNRQELVNLIKEKQSYLCIGLDTDIQKIPKHLLSHADPVFAFNKAIIDATKDLCVAYKINTAFYESMGIRGWESLQRTVEYIPSGIFTIADAKRGDIGNTSTQYAKTFFDTYKFDSVTVAPYMGKDSVLPFLQFPEKWTILLGLTSNEGSQDFQLQQAGEELLFEKVIKAAMQWGTPDNLMFVVGATQSAQLAHIREMAPDHFFLVPGVGAQGGSLQEISTHAMNKDCGLLVNASRAIIYAGNGEDFAVDARNAALQYQQEMATYLNQAAVSL; encoded by the coding sequence ATGAATCGACAGGAATTGGTGAATCTTATCAAGGAAAAACAATCTTATCTCTGTATAGGATTGGACACTGACATACAAAAGATTCCGAAACACCTGCTGTCTCACGCAGATCCGGTGTTTGCCTTTAACAAGGCAATTATTGATGCTACCAAAGACCTTTGTGTAGCCTATAAAATCAATACCGCCTTTTACGAAAGTATGGGCATCCGTGGATGGGAAAGCCTGCAGCGTACGGTAGAATATATCCCTTCCGGTATTTTTACCATTGCTGACGCCAAACGAGGCGATATCGGCAATACCTCTACACAATACGCAAAAACTTTTTTTGATACGTATAAGTTTGATTCCGTTACGGTAGCACCTTATATGGGCAAAGACAGCGTGTTGCCATTCCTTCAGTTCCCTGAGAAGTGGACCATCCTGCTGGGACTCACATCCAATGAAGGCAGCCAGGATTTTCAGCTGCAGCAGGCAGGTGAAGAGCTGTTGTTTGAAAAAGTAATAAAAGCAGCGATGCAATGGGGTACACCTGATAATCTCATGTTTGTGGTAGGAGCCACTCAATCAGCCCAGCTGGCGCATATCCGTGAAATGGCGCCTGATCATTTCTTCCTGGTGCCAGGAGTAGGTGCACAAGGCGGCAGTCTGCAAGAGATCTCCACACATGCCATGAACAAAGATTGCGGACTGCTGGTAAATGCCAGCCGCGCTATTATCTATGCCGGTAACGGAGAAGATTTTGCTGTGGATGCCCGCAACGCGGCCCTGCAATATCAACAGGAAATGGCCACTTATCTGAACCAGGCAGCTGTAAGCCTCTAA
- a CDS encoding sensor histidine kinase gives MFRQYIGWKFVLASIAVLIIVTTIWFVSSLSRKIQDEERKKVATWVEANRELLKSDPDANLNLAVEIVTTNTTIPLILTDEQGTILDSRNLDSIRIAQNPQYLKEQLIAFKKQHPPFIMEVDARHKLYNYIYYGDSLILKQVRYYPYVQLLVVTLFIALVLFALSSTNRATQNQVWVGLAKETAHQLGTPLSSMEAWLEILRENEANQMMVTELAKDVDRLKLITDRFSKIGSVPKLEERDVLEQLENMVAYIRKRAPQKVFFATHTTEKELPVMISPPLFDWVVENLLKNALDAMEGSGKIDIYIENHSTFVTIDISDTGKGIPKMNFEKVFKPGFSTKKRGWGLGLSLAKRIIEEYHKGRLFVKSSEINKGTTFRILLRK, from the coding sequence ATGTTTAGACAATATATCGGGTGGAAGTTCGTACTGGCCTCCATAGCAGTGCTCATCATCGTGACCACAATATGGTTTGTCAGCAGCCTGTCGAGAAAAATTCAGGATGAAGAACGAAAAAAAGTAGCCACCTGGGTAGAAGCCAACCGGGAACTCCTCAAATCCGATCCGGACGCCAATCTCAACCTCGCCGTGGAAATCGTGACCACCAACACCACCATCCCGCTGATCCTCACCGACGAACAAGGCACCATCCTCGACAGCCGTAACCTCGACTCCATCCGCATCGCACAAAATCCTCAATACCTGAAAGAACAATTAATCGCCTTCAAAAAACAACATCCTCCCTTTATCATGGAAGTGGATGCCCGCCATAAACTGTACAACTACATCTACTACGGCGACTCCCTTATTCTCAAACAAGTGCGGTACTACCCCTACGTTCAGCTATTGGTAGTAACGCTCTTCATCGCCCTCGTATTATTTGCGCTCTCCAGCACCAACAGAGCCACCCAAAACCAGGTGTGGGTAGGCCTTGCCAAGGAAACAGCCCACCAGCTGGGCACCCCGCTGTCCTCTATGGAAGCATGGCTGGAAATACTCCGGGAAAATGAAGCCAACCAGATGATGGTCACCGAACTGGCCAAAGACGTAGACCGCCTCAAACTGATCACCGACCGCTTCTCCAAAATAGGCAGCGTCCCTAAACTGGAAGAAAGAGATGTACTCGAACAACTGGAAAACATGGTGGCCTATATCCGCAAAAGAGCACCACAGAAAGTATTCTTCGCTACACATACCACCGAAAAGGAATTACCAGTGATGATCTCTCCCCCGCTCTTCGACTGGGTAGTAGAGAACCTCCTAAAAAACGCGCTGGACGCCATGGAAGGCAGCGGCAAAATAGATATCTACATAGAAAATCATTCCACTTTCGTAACCATAGATATCTCAGACACCGGTAAGGGCATTCCTAAAATGAACTTCGAAAAAGTGTTCAAGCCAGGCTTCAGTACCAAAAAAAGAGGTTGGGGTTTAGGCCTCTCTCTAGCCAAAAGAATCATCGAAGAATACCATAAAGGAAGACTTTTTGTAAAATCTTCAGAAATAAATAAAGGCACTACTTTCCGCATCCTGCTTAGGAAGTAG
- a CDS encoding DUF4136 domain-containing protein yields MKRTMYLLSTVAVVMAILSFSSCRKDPLKDMTDEESRIYITNHDAKADFTSYSTFSIVDSVVVLSRNSDSAKKALTTYDKQLIASVTAAMKQRGYTLVDKSAKPDLGINLTRIDNSYTSISWNPGWWGGPGYWDAGYWGYPGGGWYWPSYYNVFQVNEKQTAIDLFDLKNAQNDKFNVIWNSLWRGSGVWNTNNVDAMVQASFAQSAYLSKSK; encoded by the coding sequence ATGAAAAGAACAATGTATTTACTAAGTACTGTTGCCGTTGTGATGGCAATACTTTCATTCAGCAGCTGTCGTAAAGACCCCTTGAAAGATATGACAGATGAGGAGTCACGGATTTATATCACCAACCACGACGCCAAAGCTGACTTCACCTCCTATTCCACTTTCAGCATAGTAGATTCAGTGGTGGTGCTGAGCAGAAACAGCGACTCTGCTAAAAAAGCGCTGACTACCTACGACAAACAACTGATCGCTTCTGTTACCGCTGCCATGAAACAACGTGGCTACACGCTGGTAGATAAATCTGCCAAACCAGACCTTGGCATCAACCTCACCAGGATAGACAACTCTTATACGTCTATCAGCTGGAACCCTGGATGGTGGGGCGGTCCCGGCTACTGGGATGCCGGCTACTGGGGATATCCCGGTGGTGGCTGGTACTGGCCTTCCTACTATAACGTGTTCCAGGTAAACGAAAAACAAACTGCTATCGATCTCTTCGATCTGAAAAATGCGCAGAACGACAAGTTCAATGTCATCTGGAACTCGCTCTGGCGCGGTTCCGGCGTATGGAATACCAACAATGTGGATGCAATGGTTCAGGCTTCATTTGCCCAGTCTGCCTATCTGAGCAAAAGCAAATAA
- a CDS encoding cyclase family protein, protein MAKETIEVLIKKAVTGITFVLFSSVTALGQEVGKSPWGPADEIGSLNMMSDSLNVRLFSNISSGKIYDLGVEYFVGMPGFTELGDPAYQYWLTHTPRGTVVGNTTHQGEAVNKKVSYTGDAISMYTHTGTHIDALNHFGLNGKIWNGVAADEHLSDRGWDKSGSEKIPPITGRGVLIDLAGYKGEDVLPGNYVFSLKELKELIRSQQLQINRGDIVFFRTGLMKYFYHDKAKFMSNSPGLSVEALQWLVEEKGVMLLGADNLGLEALPSGDSSNWLPGHTYLLAQKGIAFIELLYLEELAAAHVNEFLFIGLPLKIRGASAAPMRPIAIPLKTYRRG, encoded by the coding sequence ATGGCAAAAGAAACAATTGAAGTATTAATCAAAAAGGCTGTTACCGGCATCACATTCGTATTATTCAGCAGCGTTACTGCGCTGGGGCAGGAAGTGGGCAAGAGTCCCTGGGGCCCGGCAGATGAAATCGGATCGCTGAATATGATGAGCGACAGTTTAAATGTCCGGCTGTTTTCAAACATCAGTTCAGGGAAAATATACGACCTGGGTGTGGAGTACTTTGTTGGCATGCCCGGTTTCACTGAGCTGGGAGACCCTGCGTATCAATACTGGCTCACACATACGCCACGCGGTACGGTAGTGGGCAATACCACGCATCAGGGTGAGGCGGTCAATAAAAAAGTCAGTTATACCGGTGATGCCATATCGATGTACACTCATACTGGTACCCATATCGATGCGTTGAATCATTTTGGTTTGAACGGCAAAATATGGAATGGCGTTGCTGCCGATGAACATCTGAGTGATCGTGGCTGGGATAAGTCGGGCTCGGAAAAAATACCACCGATCACTGGTAGGGGCGTATTAATTGATCTGGCAGGTTATAAAGGAGAAGATGTGCTGCCGGGCAATTACGTGTTTAGTTTGAAAGAGTTGAAGGAGCTGATCAGGAGTCAGCAGCTTCAGATCAACCGCGGTGATATTGTATTTTTCAGAACAGGGCTGATGAAATATTTCTACCACGACAAGGCGAAATTTATGAGTAACAGTCCGGGTCTCAGCGTGGAAGCGCTGCAGTGGCTGGTAGAGGAAAAAGGAGTGATGTTACTGGGTGCTGATAATCTGGGGCTCGAAGCTTTGCCTTCAGGGGATAGTAGCAACTGGCTTCCAGGGCACACTTATCTGCTGGCACAGAAAGGGATTGCTTTTATTGAGTTGCTTTATCTGGAGGAGCTGGCAGCCGCCCATGTAAATGAGTTTCTGTTTATCGGTCTTCCTTTGAAAATAAGAGGCGCCAGTGCTGCGCCTATGCGGCCGATTGCCATTCCGCTGAAAACGTATAGGCGGGGTTGA
- a CDS encoding FAD:protein FMN transferase has translation MRFLLLLTGLFLATVASAQELPLKLAACEGKAQGTYYIVKYLTADTTSLQKRIDSVFAVIDQSLSLYKPGSLINQFNATGQVTMDEHMQAVVDKALFASKATHGVFDITVKPLVYLWGFGVTKPGFKGVPPADSIKNALSYVGYRYLRVKGEHLSTTKKGVQIDCNGIAQGYTVDVLGKFLEQQGIHNYLVDVGGELCAKGVNQQGKTWRVGIERPAPGDTTYEPIQGMVQLENKGIATSGNYRRFFDQGRTRFAHTIDPATGIALHNNIISVTVIAKDCFTADAFDNPLILMGVERGLRFIAEHPGLGLEALYIYKAADGSIKESYSKGFADYFI, from the coding sequence ATGAGATTTTTATTACTGCTGACAGGTTTGTTCCTGGCTACTGTGGCCAGTGCGCAGGAGTTACCGCTTAAACTGGCCGCCTGCGAAGGAAAGGCGCAAGGCACTTATTACATTGTAAAATACCTGACAGCAGACACGACATCGCTGCAAAAGCGGATAGACTCCGTATTTGCGGTGATAGACCAGTCATTGTCGTTGTATAAGCCGGGTTCGCTGATCAATCAGTTTAATGCTACCGGCCAGGTGACCATGGATGAGCATATGCAGGCCGTGGTAGACAAGGCCCTGTTTGCCAGTAAAGCTACCCACGGTGTTTTTGATATTACCGTAAAGCCGCTGGTATATCTCTGGGGATTTGGTGTTACCAAACCAGGCTTCAAAGGTGTGCCACCAGCCGATAGCATTAAGAATGCATTATCGTATGTGGGTTACCGTTATCTGCGGGTAAAAGGGGAGCATCTTTCTACCACCAAAAAAGGAGTTCAGATCGACTGCAATGGTATTGCTCAGGGCTATACGGTAGATGTGCTGGGAAAATTCCTGGAACAGCAGGGAATTCACAATTACCTGGTGGATGTAGGCGGAGAGTTGTGTGCTAAAGGCGTGAATCAGCAGGGAAAAACATGGCGGGTAGGTATAGAACGACCAGCTCCCGGAGATACCACCTACGAACCGATTCAGGGGATGGTACAGCTGGAGAACAAGGGAATAGCTACCAGCGGTAATTACCGTCGTTTTTTTGACCAGGGACGCACCCGCTTTGCCCATACCATCGACCCTGCTACTGGTATTGCTCTACACAACAATATCATCAGTGTGACGGTGATCGCAAAAGATTGTTTTACCGCAGATGCATTTGATAATCCGCTTATTCTGATGGGAGTGGAAAGAGGACTCCGTTTTATTGCAGAGCATCCGGGGCTTGGATTGGAAGCATTATATATTTACAAGGCTGCGGATGGCAGTATTAAAGAGTCTTACAGTAAAGGATTTGCCGACTATTTTATTTGA
- a CDS encoding acyl-CoA dehydrogenase family protein: MSKDLFQSPDYFAVDGLLTEEHLLIRDTVRQWVKKEISPIIEDYCQRAAFPSQILKGLGDLGCFGPTVPQEYGGGGMDHIAYGLMMQELERGDSGIRSTASVQGSLVMYPIFTFGSEAQKRKYLPKLATGEWMGCFGLTEPDHGSNPADMITNFKEDGDHVILNGAKMWISNAPFAQIAVVWAKDEEGVIRGIIVERGMEGFTTPETKGKWSLRASATGELVFDNVRVPKENILPGVKGLKGPLSCLSSARYGIAWGVIGAAMDCYDTALRYSKERTQFGRPIGGFQLTQKKLAEMITEITKAQLLNWRLGVLKNEGKATPAQISMAKRNSCEVATKIARDARSILGGMGITGEFPVMRHMMNLESVLTYEGTHEIHLLITGMDVTGMDAFK; encoded by the coding sequence ATGTCTAAAGATTTATTCCAGTCACCCGATTATTTTGCTGTAGATGGTTTGTTAACGGAAGAGCATCTGTTAATTCGTGATACAGTAAGGCAATGGGTAAAAAAAGAGATTTCACCTATTATTGAAGACTATTGCCAACGCGCGGCTTTCCCTTCGCAGATTCTGAAAGGCCTGGGTGACCTGGGCTGTTTTGGCCCTACCGTCCCGCAGGAATACGGAGGTGGCGGTATGGACCATATTGCCTATGGACTGATGATGCAGGAGCTGGAAAGAGGAGATAGCGGTATCCGCTCTACCGCATCAGTACAGGGTTCGCTGGTGATGTATCCGATCTTTACTTTTGGCAGCGAAGCCCAGAAAAGAAAATATCTGCCCAAACTGGCCACCGGTGAATGGATGGGCTGTTTCGGCCTCACAGAACCAGACCACGGTTCCAACCCTGCCGACATGATCACCAACTTTAAAGAAGATGGCGATCATGTGATCCTCAACGGCGCCAAGATGTGGATATCCAATGCACCTTTTGCACAGATTGCCGTAGTATGGGCCAAAGATGAAGAAGGTGTTATCCGTGGCATCATCGTGGAAAGAGGTATGGAAGGATTTACCACCCCCGAAACAAAAGGTAAATGGAGCCTGCGCGCCAGTGCTACAGGTGAACTGGTATTTGATAATGTAAGAGTTCCCAAAGAAAATATATTGCCCGGCGTAAAAGGGTTAAAAGGCCCCCTCAGCTGTCTTTCTTCCGCACGTTACGGCATTGCCTGGGGCGTGATCGGAGCAGCGATGGACTGTTATGATACCGCCCTCCGTTACTCTAAAGAACGTACGCAGTTTGGCCGCCCTATCGGTGGTTTTCAGCTCACCCAGAAGAAACTGGCAGAGATGATCACAGAAATCACCAAAGCACAGTTGCTCAACTGGCGCCTGGGCGTACTCAAAAACGAAGGCAAAGCCACACCGGCACAGATCTCCATGGCCAAACGTAATTCCTGTGAAGTGGCTACCAAAATTGCCCGCGATGCCCGCTCTATCCTGGGCGGTATGGGCATCACCGGAGAGTTCCCGGTTATGCGCCACATGATGAACCTGGAGAGTGTACTTACTTATGAAGGAACGCATGAAATTCATCTCTTAATCACCGGCATGGACGTGACGGGGATGGATGCTTTTAAATAA
- a CDS encoding TetR/AcrR family transcriptional regulator, translating into MARNKEFIPAERLEKAMEVFWQKGYYATSMKDLVKAMSLNPGSIYGAYGDKLQLFLAGLKMYCDMSENGYRAAGISATSPLAAIKAVIHKAVQRSFIEDRACMVVRSSFELAQTEPEVLKLLKAHNLVLVSILSDWITEAQAEGAISGTKDPRTMAAFITANFAGIWQLQLIHHDRKLLDAMEKTLTDTLFST; encoded by the coding sequence ATGGCAAGAAATAAGGAATTCATACCCGCAGAAAGGCTGGAAAAGGCGATGGAAGTATTCTGGCAGAAAGGCTATTATGCAACATCCATGAAGGACCTTGTTAAAGCGATGTCGCTGAACCCAGGCAGTATTTACGGGGCTTATGGCGATAAACTCCAGCTGTTTCTGGCCGGGCTGAAAATGTACTGTGACATGAGTGAAAACGGCTACAGGGCGGCCGGAATATCCGCCACTTCTCCGCTGGCGGCTATTAAAGCAGTTATTCACAAAGCGGTGCAGCGTTCTTTTATCGAAGACAGAGCCTGCATGGTGGTACGGTCCAGTTTTGAGCTGGCGCAAACGGAGCCCGAAGTTCTTAAACTGCTGAAAGCACATAACCTGGTATTGGTGTCTATATTATCGGATTGGATAACAGAGGCCCAGGCCGAAGGTGCCATCTCCGGTACAAAGGATCCCCGGACCATGGCGGCGTTTATTACCGCAAACTTCGCCGGCATCTGGCAGCTGCAGCTGATCCACCACGACCGTAAGTTATTGGATGCCATGGAAAAGACGCTGACTGATACGCTGTTTTCTACATAA
- a CDS encoding outer membrane beta-barrel protein, whose amino-acid sequence MKKIKNWLLVLAGCVAVQVVSAQSRPPLSLDLNYSIAQPLGSLKDYSNKTSFRGWSAGLQYMLNDRLSVGFRSGFQDYYERLPRAIYSDKQGDISAVQSRTLQVIPLQATVGYAFTKATSPVIPYGLLGIGAANMNYEKYWGEFVEKNNSWQFIVSPEIGINVPFGAYSPVMFNANVRYNYSPYKFNDITNYSSIQANIGLRIHIH is encoded by the coding sequence ATGAAAAAGATAAAAAACTGGCTGCTGGTGCTGGCAGGATGTGTGGCTGTTCAAGTGGTATCTGCACAAAGCCGTCCGCCGCTTTCTTTAGACCTGAACTATTCCATTGCCCAGCCACTGGGCTCCCTGAAAGATTATAGCAATAAAACCAGCTTCCGCGGATGGAGTGCCGGCCTGCAATATATGCTGAACGACCGCCTGTCAGTAGGCTTCCGCAGCGGCTTCCAGGACTATTACGAAAGGCTGCCACGTGCCATATACTCCGACAAACAAGGCGATATTTCTGCCGTACAGTCCCGCACCCTGCAGGTGATTCCCCTCCAGGCCACTGTCGGTTATGCTTTCACCAAAGCCACCAGCCCCGTAATACCTTACGGCCTGCTCGGCATCGGTGCCGCTAATATGAACTACGAAAAATACTGGGGTGAATTTGTGGAGAAAAATAACAGCTGGCAGTTTATCGTAAGCCCCGAAATAGGCATCAACGTGCCTTTTGGCGCCTACTCTCCGGTGATGTTTAACGCTAATGTGCGTTACAACTACTCACCGTATAAGTTCAACGATATCACCAACTACAGTTCCATTCAGGCAAACATTGGGCTTAGAATCCATATCCACTAA
- a CDS encoding DUF2130 domain-containing protein: MEDAFAADIEKEMRGKMEAEWRRRLDSLQAEKNSLLSEKTKMAQERQQIETLRLQQEDEISKRVQAEKKHLQDTLAEDLRKSISADFDNQMALLREANQEQEARLKEARRQELEFLRKEQEMKSKEQEMELQLQKKLLESRSELAEKIRREEAERNSLKDTEYQLRMRELEKQLEDQRKLAEEMKRRAEQGSSQLQGEVQELVLEEMLRSTFPFDEVTPVGKGVRGADCVQLVRNSVGQECGRIIYESKRTKEFARDWVEKLKADMRSQGVDVAILVTQTMPKDMERFGEKDGVWICTFSEVKALAYILRDSIIKIAASVRTQENKGDKMHMLYGYLTSIEFAEQWKAIREGFMSMKLSIQRERDAMEKLWKAREKQLEKVLLNAAHIKGSIEGIAGSDSVDLKLLEDAADEILE, from the coding sequence ATGGAGGATGCTTTTGCAGCAGACATTGAAAAGGAGATGAGGGGGAAAATGGAAGCTGAATGGCGCAGGCGCCTGGATTCCCTGCAGGCCGAAAAAAACTCCCTGCTTTCCGAAAAAACAAAAATGGCGCAGGAACGCCAGCAGATAGAAACGCTCAGACTTCAGCAGGAAGATGAGATCAGCAAAAGGGTGCAGGCAGAGAAAAAACATCTGCAGGACACCCTGGCGGAAGACCTGCGCAAATCCATCTCCGCTGATTTTGACAATCAGATGGCCCTGCTCCGTGAAGCCAACCAGGAACAGGAAGCCAGGCTGAAAGAAGCCCGCAGACAGGAACTGGAATTTCTCCGGAAAGAACAGGAAATGAAAAGCAAGGAACAGGAAATGGAACTCCAGCTTCAGAAAAAACTGCTCGAATCACGCAGTGAACTGGCAGAAAAAATCCGCCGGGAAGAAGCAGAACGCAACAGCCTTAAAGATACCGAATACCAGCTGCGTATGCGCGAGCTGGAAAAACAACTGGAAGACCAGCGTAAACTGGCCGAAGAGATGAAACGCCGCGCCGAACAAGGCTCTTCTCAGCTGCAAGGCGAAGTACAGGAGCTGGTTCTGGAAGAAATGCTCCGCAGCACTTTCCCTTTCGACGAAGTAACACCTGTAGGCAAAGGCGTAAGAGGAGCCGATTGTGTTCAGCTGGTACGCAACTCCGTGGGTCAGGAATGTGGCCGCATCATCTACGAAAGTAAAAGAACCAAGGAATTTGCACGCGACTGGGTGGAAAAACTGAAAGCCGATATGCGTAGCCAGGGTGTGGATGTGGCCATTCTCGTTACACAGACAATGCCTAAAGACATGGAACGTTTCGGAGAAAAAGACGGTGTATGGATCTGTACCTTCTCCGAAGTAAAAGCACTGGCTTATATCCTGCGGGATAGTATTATTAAGATCGCTGCCAGTGTACGCACCCAGGAAAATAAAGGCGACAAAATGCACATGCTCTACGGTTACCTTACCAGCATTGAATTTGCTGAACAATGGAAAGCCATCAGAGAAGGTTTTATGTCGATGAAATTATCGATACAGCGCGAACGCGATGCCATGGAAAAACTCTGGAAAGCCCGCGAAAAACAACTTGAAAAAGTATTACTCAACGCTGCCCATATAAAAGGCTCTATCGAAGGTATCGCCGGCAGCGACTCCGTAGATCTCAAACTACTGGAAGACGCCGCTGATGAAATACTGGAATAA
- a CDS encoding YciI family protein — MASKIIPALLLMGFMFLVILTFNPTPLRSVSLSGVVTHKKTVPNPDIKCYWMVFLKTGPHRDQNMEDAAKIQSAHLQNITRLAKAGKLITAGPFGNDGDLKGMFILNCKDSLEAVQLVESDPAIKAGRLCFEVLPWWTERNCLFK, encoded by the coding sequence ATGGCAAGCAAAATTATTCCTGCACTGCTGCTGATGGGGTTTATGTTCCTTGTGATCCTAACTTTCAATCCTACGCCATTACGATCTGTTTCTCTTTCGGGAGTGGTGACGCATAAAAAAACGGTACCGAACCCGGATATCAAGTGTTACTGGATGGTTTTTCTTAAAACGGGCCCGCATCGGGACCAAAATATGGAAGATGCCGCGAAAATTCAGTCTGCCCACCTGCAAAATATTACCCGGCTGGCCAAAGCCGGCAAACTGATCACTGCCGGTCCTTTCGGCAACGATGGTGATCTGAAAGGCATGTTTATCCTCAATTGTAAAGATAGTCTGGAGGCGGTGCAGCTGGTGGAAAGTGATCCTGCTATAAAAGCAGGACGGCTGTGTTTTGAAGTGCTTCCCTGGTGGACAGAGCGGAATTGTCTGTTTAAATAA
- a CDS encoding glycosyltransferase family 2 protein produces the protein MPSVAVVILNWNGKAFLEKFLPSVCHSTYGNLQLVLADNASTDDSVAFVQEHYPTVSIIRNPANDGFAGGYNEALAHVKADIYVLLNQDVEVEPGWIEPVVALMESDPRIAACQPKMRAYHQPDEFEYAGAAGGWMDVLGYTFCRGRILYTTEKDKGQYDDVQDIFWATGAALFIRSACFHEVGGFDRDFFAHMEEVDLCWRLQRAGYRICYCPGSKVFHVGGGSLPQGNPRKLYLNFRNNLMMLWKNLHSEDRWIVLFQRFFLDILAAVKSLVSGKPRDMTAIYRAYRDYYRWRKKYVKQDNLPEMKLMRMKGVFHGIMIWRYYFLRHKKFSELI, from the coding sequence TTGCCGTCAGTTGCAGTTGTTATTTTAAATTGGAACGGGAAGGCTTTCCTGGAGAAGTTCCTGCCCTCGGTGTGCCACTCTACGTATGGTAATCTGCAGCTGGTGCTGGCCGACAATGCTTCTACAGACGACAGTGTGGCGTTTGTACAGGAGCATTATCCTACGGTCAGTATTATCCGAAACCCTGCGAATGATGGTTTTGCTGGTGGTTATAATGAAGCCCTGGCCCATGTGAAGGCCGATATATATGTGTTGCTGAATCAGGATGTGGAAGTAGAGCCGGGATGGATAGAGCCGGTGGTGGCCCTGATGGAATCAGATCCGCGTATTGCTGCCTGTCAGCCTAAGATGCGGGCCTATCATCAGCCCGATGAGTTTGAGTACGCCGGTGCTGCTGGTGGCTGGATGGACGTGCTGGGCTATACTTTTTGCCGGGGACGTATTCTGTATACTACCGAAAAAGATAAAGGCCAGTACGACGATGTACAGGATATTTTCTGGGCTACCGGAGCGGCGTTGTTTATCCGTTCGGCCTGTTTTCATGAGGTAGGCGGATTTGACCGCGACTTCTTTGCTCATATGGAAGAGGTGGACCTGTGCTGGCGTCTGCAGCGGGCCGGTTACCGGATCTGCTACTGCCCCGGTTCCAAAGTATTCCACGTAGGTGGTGGCAGTCTGCCGCAAGGTAATCCCCGTAAACTATATCTCAACTTCCGCAACAATCTGATGATGCTGTGGAAGAACCTGCATAGTGAAGACCGCTGGATCGTGCTTTTTCAGCGTTTTTTCCTGGATATCCTGGCGGCTGTAAAAAGCCTGGTGTCCGGCAAACCCAGGGATATGACCGCCATCTACCGTGCCTACCGCGACTATTACCGGTGGCGGAAAAAATATGTTAAACAGGATAACCTGCCGGAAATGAAACTCATGCGGATGAAAGGAGTGTTCCATGGTATCATGATCTGGCGGTATTATTTCCTGAGACACAAAAAATTCTCCGAGCTGATATGA
- a CDS encoding HAD family hydrolase produces MKSRINNEYNTIIFDLGSVLIDWNPRYLYRKIFATEEEMDDFLQNICTPDWNEEQDAGRSLQEGTEMLVATYPQHEAHIRAFYGRWKEMLAGEIADSVTLLRQLKESGKYKLYALTNWSNETFPLALVEFPFLQWFDGIVVSGREKQRKPSPTFYQLLLDRYQVSPEKALFIDDNLRNVKAAEQQGIDSIHFIHPEQLKDALITKNILN; encoded by the coding sequence ATGAAAAGCCGTATAAACAACGAATACAACACGATCATTTTTGATCTGGGGTCTGTATTGATAGACTGGAATCCTCGTTATCTTTACCGTAAGATATTTGCCACTGAAGAAGAAATGGATGATTTCCTGCAAAACATTTGTACACCCGACTGGAACGAAGAACAGGATGCGGGCAGAAGCCTGCAGGAAGGCACCGAAATGCTGGTAGCCACTTATCCGCAACATGAAGCGCATATACGCGCATTTTACGGCCGCTGGAAAGAAATGCTGGCTGGCGAAATCGCCGATTCTGTAACGCTGCTGCGCCAACTGAAAGAGAGTGGCAAATACAAACTCTATGCACTCACCAACTGGTCTAACGAAACTTTCCCGCTCGCACTGGTCGAATTCCCTTTCCTGCAATGGTTTGATGGTATTGTGGTATCAGGCCGTGAAAAACAGCGCAAACCCTCTCCCACTTTCTACCAGCTGCTGCTCGACAGATACCAGGTATCTCCCGAAAAAGCATTGTTTATCGATGATAACCTGCGTAACGTGAAAGCAGCCGAGCAACAAGGTATTGACAGTATCCACTTCATCCACCCGGAGCAATTGAAAGATGCATTAATCACAAAAAACATATTAAATTAG